From a single Diceros bicornis minor isolate mBicDic1 chromosome 6, mDicBic1.mat.cur, whole genome shotgun sequence genomic region:
- the AVPI1 gene encoding arginine vasopressin-induced protein 1, translated as MGTPASVVSEPPPWHAPTEARGRKQASANIFQDAELLQIQGLFQRSGDQLAEERAQIIWECAGDHRVAEALRRLRRKRPPRQKPLGLSLHHCSRLRIPEPQAPLADPQSSATEMASGDQYLNSRRTSTRIRRNWRKPGTTSYLHQIRH; from the exons ATGGGCACCCCAGCCTCTGTGGTGAGTGAACCGCCCCCTTGGCATGCCCCGACTGAGGCACGGGGCCGCAAGCAGGCCTCAGCCAACATCTTCCAGGACGCCGAGCTGCTGCAGATCCAGGGCCTGTTTCAGCGCAGTGGGGACCAACTGGCCGAGGAACGGGCACAGATCATCTGGGAGTGTGCGGGGGACCACCGTGTGGCGGAGGCCTTGAGGAGGCTGCGTAGGAAGAGGCCCCCAAGGCAGAAACCCCTGGGCCTCTCACTACACCACTGCAGCCGGCTCAG AATCCCAGAACCCCAAGCTCCACTGGCTGACCCACAGAGCAGTGCCACGGAGATGGCTTCCGGTGATCAGTATCTGAACTCTAGGAGGACAAGTACCCGGATCCGACGGAACTGGAGGAAGCCAGGCACCACAAGCTACCTCCATCAGATCAGACACTga